The Actinocorallia herbida DNA window CGGAGAGGGGGTCTCCGACGGGCGCCCGGTGCCGGACCTGGCAAGGGAGGCGGCCTGGCGCCTGCCCGAGACCCTGGCCTGCGTCGCGCTCGGGCCCAGGCCGGGGGACGCCCGCACGCTCTTCGGCCTGACGCCGGACGTCCTGCTCGACGTGGAGCGCCCCGACCCTTACCTCTTGGTGCCCGCGCCGGATCTCCCCGGGCGAAAGGCGATGTTCGAGCAGTGCCTCGGCGGGATCACCCACGCCCTCGGCCCTTCCGTGCCGTACACCGACGGGGCGGTGTCCCTGAGACTGGCCCGCCGCGCCCTCGTCCTGGCCGACGAGGGCATGATCCAGCCCGACGGGGACTGCATCCGCTGCGACGACCATCTGGCCACGCTGCACCTTCTCGCCGACGACGACTGCGCACGGCTCCTGGTCGACAGGACGCTCAACGCGTTCGCCGACGTCTCCGACAAACGGCTCACCCCGCTCCTGGAGACACTCCTGGCCTTGCTCACCAGAGGATCATCGGCACCGGAGATAGCCGAACACCTCAACGTCCACCCGCAGACCGTCCGCTACCGGATCCGCCAGATCGAGAACTACTGCGGCATCTCGCTCAACGACCCCCAGTGGCGCATCGAAACCCAGCTCGCCCTGCGCATCTGGCGACTCCACCGCACCCGCGAACAACGACGGACCACCACGCCCACGAACCCGAACAGAACCTGAGCGCACGCAATGAGCGGATCAAGCGCCCACGTGAGCGTGTCGATCCGTGCCGTCCGTAGGGAGCCGAGGGCGGCCCTCTCCGCGGGCGGCGACCCTGCCGTCGCCGGAACGAACCGCGGGAGGAAGATGGACGAACGGCCACCGCCGCGACCATGCGCCACCGGCGCGGCGAACTCGCGCCGTCGGGTCGGCGCGAGCGGCCGCTGCGCATTCACCTCGGGGGAACGGCATGAAACATCCGCTGCTCGTGTCCGGCACGCTCATCGTGTGCTCCGTGTTGGCCGGCTGTACGGCTCAGGAACCTTCCGAGCCCACCTCTGCGCCGTCAGGGACCTCCGCCGCTTCGGCGCCCGCCATCGGCGGTGCGCCCAGCCCGTCCGGCGCGCCCTCCACGCCTTCCGCCGCCGGTGAAACGCCCTCGGGGCCCGCCACCCCGGCGGCGGGGGAGCGTTGCCACACCTCTGAGCTGAAGGCGTCCATCGGGCCCAACAGCCCCGGCGCCGGCCAGTCGAACTTCGCGCTCGTGCTGACCAACGCCTCCGACCGCACGTGCACGGTCCGCGGCTACCCCGGGCTCGCGTTCGTCAACGGCAAGGGCGAGCAGATCACACCGGATCCCGAACGGGAGCCGAGCGACGTGCGGCGGACCGTGACGCTGGCGCCCGGGGCCGGCGCCTGGTCGGGCCTCACCTACGGCAGTCCGGCGATCTCCGGCGTCACCACGGTGACACCGGAGGCCCTGCTCATCACGCCCCCGGACGAGACGACCTCGATCTCGGTCCCCTGGACCGGCGGCGAGGTCTCCAACACGGGCAAGGCCTCCGTGCCCCGCGTAAGCCCCCTGCGCCCCGGCGACGGCCCCTGACCCCTCAACGGCGAGACCGCCCGAAGGCCCGGGCTCAGGCCAGCAGCTCCCGCTGGATGATCTCCTTCATGATCTCGTTGGTGCCGCCGTAGATGCGTTGGATGCGGGCGTCGATGAAGGCCTTGGCGACGGGGTATTCGAGCATGTAGCCGTAGCCGCCGTGGAGTTGGACGCCGGTGTCGATGACGTCGTGCTGGAGGTCGGTGGCCCAGAGTTTGGCCTTGGCGGCGTCGACCGCGGTGAGGGTGCTCTTGTTGTAGGCGAGGACGCAGCGGTCGAGGTAGGCACGGGAGACCTCGACGGCGGTGCGGAGTTCGGCGAGCTGGAAGGCGGGGGCCTGGTTGTCGGCGATGCGCCTGCCGAAGGCGCGGCGCTGTTTGACGTAGTCGACGGTCCAGCCGAGGACGGTCTCCGCGGAGAACTGGGCGGCCAGGGCGATGCCCAGGCGTTCCAGGGGGAGGCTCTGCATGAGGGCGGGGAGGCCCTCGCCGACCTTGCCCAGGAGGGCGCTCGCGGGGAGGCGGGCGTCGGTGAAGAAGAGCTCGGCGGTGTCCTGGGCGTGCAGGCCGACCTTGTCGAGTTTGCGGCCCCGGGTGAAGCCGGGGGTGCCGGTCTCGACGACGAAGAGGCTGAAACCGCGGGAGCCCGCGGCCTCGTCGGTCTTGGCGAAGACGATCACGAGGTCGGCGAGGATGCCGTTGGTGATGAAGGTCTTCGAGCCGTTGAGCACCCACTCGTCGCCGTCGCGGACCGCCGTCGTGCGGATGCCGCGCAGGTCGCTGCCCGCGGAGGGCTCGCTCATCGCGATGGCGCCGATGGTCTCGCCGGTCGTGAAGCCGGGGAGCCAGCGCGCGCGCTGGGCGGCGTCGGCGTGGCGGAGCAGGTAGTTGAGCGCGATGTCGTCGTTCGTGGTGAATCCGGACTGGAGTGAGGAGGCGCCCACGCGGGCGATCTCCTGCTGGACGACGGCGCGGAAGCGGTAGTCGGTCTCGGCCGCGCCGCCGAACTCCTCGGGCACCGACAGGCCCAGGAGGCCCTGGGCGCCGGCCTCCTTCCAGGTCTCGCGGTCGATGATCCGCTCTTCGTCCCAGCGGGCCATGTTCGGCTCGACCTGGCGCTTCACGAACTCCCGGACGGTCTGCCGGTAGGCCTCGTGATCGGCGGTGAACAGTTCGCTCTCCATGCCTGCTCCTCCTCGGATCGGGTTCTGGTCTTCCCCCATTAATCTAATGAGAGTAGGTTTACCGGCACAAGACCCGAGCTGGGAACGGAGGCCGGACATGACACTGGACGAGCGGGGCGGCCGGATCGAGCGGCTGCTCGACCTGCTGCGCGAGGACGACACCGACAAGTTCGAGGGCGTGGTGCCCTTCGGACCACAGGAGTTCACCGATCCCGGAATCGCCGCGCGGGAGCGGGAGATGATCTTCGGACGGGTGCCGTCGATCGTCGCGCACTCGGCGGAGATCGCGCGGCCGGGGGCGTTCCTGACGCTCCAGATGCCGCGCAACAAGGTGATCGTGGTGCGCCAGCGCGACGGGGGCGTGAAGGCGTTCGTCAACGCCTGCCGCCACCGGGGCGCGCTGCTGGAGGACCAGCCGTCCGGGCAGTGCCGGATCTTCTCCTGCGGCTACCACCGCTGGTCCTACGACACCGACGGCAGCCTGCGCACGGTCACCTATGACCACACCTTCGGCGAGGTCGACAAGTCGGCCTCGGGCCTGATCGAGCTGCCCGCCGAGGAGCGGCACGGGTTCATCTGGCTGGTCGACAACGCCGCGGCGACGATCGACGTCGGCTCCTGGCTCGGCCCCGAGATGGACACGATCCTCGCCTCCTACAGCCTCGACACCCTCCTGACCTACCAGGCCGAGGGCTTCGACGAGCCCGTCAACTGGAAGGTCATGCAGGACGCCTTCCTCGACGGGTACCACATCAAGTACGCCCATCCGAACACCGCCGGGAAGATCATCCACACCAACGTCCTGGCCGTGGAGGACTACGGCGCGCACGCGCGCTTCCTGTCCCCGCGCAAGAGCATCGACCGCTTCCTGGAGGAGGACCACGGGGACGCCGATCTCGGCAGGCACGTCACCGAGTCGCACTTCCTCGGCCCGAACAGCACCCTGCTGCGCCAGCCCGACCACTACCAGCTGCTCACCTTCCGCCCGCATCCGACGGACCCGGGCCGCAGCCGGATGGAGATGCGCGTCATGGTCCCCGACGTCGAGGCGTCCGGGCTGGACGAGGCGGTCTGGGAGCGGCGCTGGGCGAAGAACTGGCAGATCCTTCTCGATGTCCTGCACGCCGAGGACTTCCCGCTGCTGCGCGCCAGCCAGGAGGCCCTGGGCAGCGCCGACGCCGGCGGCATGCTGCTCGGCCGCAACGAGGTGATCAACCAGATCTTCCACCGCCAGGTCCGCGCCCTGACGGCCGACCGGTGATCGGCGCCGCCTGGCGCGCGAGGCTGGACGGGGAGGACCTCAAGGAAGCCTTGGAGCTCGTCCGCATCTGCGCCGAGTTCGACGCCGAAGCGGGCTTCACCGGCGTGACCGAGGAGGCCGGCACGGGCCCTGGCCCGCACCTCCTCGTCCGGCGTGACGCCGACGCCTCCCTGGTCGCCTACGCCTGCTTCACCACCGAGGACGGGATGACGGACGGGCGATTCGTCGTCCATCCCGGGTTCCGCTCGATCGGGATCGCGACGACCCTGCTGGAGCTCCTCGGCCCGGACGCGGCCTCGTGGCCGGTGCCCGGACCCGTCGGCGGCTGGGCGGACGGCCACCATCCGGCGGCCGAGCGGCTGGCCCGCAGGTTCGCCCTACCGGAGACCGGCCGTGTCTGGCGAACTCTGCGGCCGCTGACCGGCCCGCACGCCCGCCCGCTCCCCGAGCCGCCCAGCGCGCTCACCCTCACCGAGGCACCCGCGCCCGGCGAGGCCGTCAGGCTGTGGGAGGAGTCCGGCCTGCCGGCGCGCTACCGCCCGCCCGTGGACGGCTCGGCCCGCCTCCTGTTCGCCGCCGGCCCCGGCGGCGGGCTCGTCGGCTACGCCTGGCTCGACCGCCGTCTGCGGCGGGTCGAGGGACTGCGGACGGGCACCCTGAAAGCGATCGTGCCCGCCGCGCGCGGGCGCGGCACCGGCCTCGCTCTGGCGTCCGGCGCGCTCGCGCTGCTGCGCGCGGACGGCGCCCGCGCGGCCGAGGCACGGGTGGACCCCGCGCTGTCCCGGGTGGTGCGGATGAGTCGTCTGCTCGGCTTCGAACGGACCCAGGATGATGTCAGATACGGCCTGAACATGGGCATCTAGCTGGGAATCCGCGATAACGCACCCGCTGGGTCTTGCGCCCAGAGACTAACGGCTTTAGATTAATCGGCATGTGAGGCAGGGCACAGTCCGGCCGTCGCGGGAGGAGCCGCGGCGGTGCGTGAGCCCGCCCATCGAAAGAGACAATCGGAAGGTTGCCCCATGAGCGGAACCGTCAACGACGCGCTCGTCTTCTGGTCGAGGATCAACCCGGACAAGGTCGCCGTCGACTTCGACGGCGACGCCGTCACCTACCGCGAGCTGTCCTCGTGGGCGGACGGCGTCGCCGCGAAGCTCGCGGCCGAGGGAGTCCGGGCGGGCGACAGGGTCGCGCTGCTGGGCAACAACAGCCTCGAGTGGTGCGCCGCGACGCTCGGCGCCTGGCGGCTCGGCGCGATCGTCGCCCCCTTCAACCACCGGATGCTGGCCCGCGAGCTGACGGCCCTGGTCGAAGACTGCGAGCCCACCGTCGTCTACGGCGACGCGGTCTTCGCCGAGCGCCTCGGGGAAGTCCACGCGGCGTCCCCGACCTTCGTGCCCGGCGTCCTCGGCGACCTCACCGCGCTGCGCGGGGCGGACCACGCCCCGGTCACCGCGCCCATCGCCGACCGCGACGACGTCGCCGCGATCATCTTCACCAGCGGTACCACCGGACGGCCCAAGGGCGTCATCTTCAGCCACGCCACCATCGCCGGGATGACCCAGGAATGGTCGCTGATCGAGCCCGTCCCGCCGAACGACCTCAGGCAGCTCCTGGTGCTGCCGATGTTCACCGCGGCCGGTGTCATCTGGGCGTTCGCACGGGTGCTGATCAACGGCGGCACGCTCTTCCTCCAGCCCGCGTTCAACCCGGCCAGGGCCGTCGAGGTGGCCGCGGCGAACCGCGTCACCACGATCATGGGCCCGCCGATCATCTTCCAGGGCATCTCCGGCGCGCCGGGCTTCGCCGAGGCCGACCTGTCGAGCGTGGTGACCGCACACGTCGGCGGCGCGCGCGTCCCGGTCGACCTGCTGCGCGCCTGGCAGGCCAAGGGCGTGCTGCTGCGCCAGATCTACGGGCAGACCGAGATCGGCGGCTCGGCCACCGTCATGCCGCGCGACCTCGCCGCGGACAACCCCGAGAAGTGCGGGCGCGGCGGCATCTTCACCAAGGTCCGCGTGGTCGACCCCGAGGGGACCGACTGCCCGGCGGGCACCGCGGGCGAGATCCTGCTGCGCGGCCCGGCCATGATGCCCGGCTACTGGCGCAACAAGGAGGCCACCGAGGCGGCGCTCAAGGACGGCTGGCTGCACACCGGCGACATGGGCGTCCTCGACGAGGAGGGATACCTCACCTTCGTCGACCGCATCAAGGACATGATCATCTCCGGCGGCCTCAACATCGCCCCGCTGGAGATCGAGAACGTGCTCACCGAGCTGCCCGGCGTTCAGGAGGTGTCCGTCATCGGCGTGCACGACGCGAAGTTCGGCGAGACCCCCGCGGCCCTCATCAAGACGACGGCGAAGCTCACCGAGGCCGAGGTGATCGAGCACTGCAACGCCCGCCTCGCCGACTACAAGGTGCCGCGCTATGTCGTCTTCGTCGAGGGCGAGTTCCCGCGCATGGCCAGTGGCAAGATCGCCAAGCGCGAGCTGCGCGACACCTACCGGGACGTGCCCGACACGCATGGAAAGGTGCGCTGATGCCCGTCGCGGTGGTCACCGGGGGAGGGCGGGGGATCGGCGCCGCCGTCAGCCGCCGCCTGGCGCGCGACGGGTACGCCGTCGCCGTCAACTACTCCCGGAGCCGGGCCGATGCCGAGGCCGTCGTCGCCGGGATCGAGGCGGCGGGCGGCCGGGCGGTGGCGCTCGGCGCGGACGTCGGGCGGGCCGAGGAGGCCGCGGCGCTCATCGAGCGGACGACCGAACTGCTCGGCACCCCGACGGTCCTGGTGAACAACGCGGGCGTCAACCACAGCGGCAGTGCGCGCAGGCAGGCGCCCGAGGAGTTCGACCGCGTCCTCGCGGTGAATCTGCACGGCGCCTACTACTGCACGCACGCGGCCCTTCCCGGCATGTACGAGGAGGGCCGAGGGCGGGTCGTGTTCTTCGGCAGCCCCAGCGGCGGCCGGGACATCGTCCCCACCATGGGCGCGTACGCGGCCGCCAAGGCGGGGCTCGCGGCGATGGCCAAGGTGATCGCCAAGGAGACCGCCCGAAGGGGCGTCACCGTGAACACCGTCGTCCCCGGCTTCGTGGAGACCGACATGGTCCGCTCGGCGGGGGACAAGGCCCTGGAGAACCTCAAGGCGACGTGGCCGGAGATCCCCGCCGAGGCCGTCGCGTCCACGGTGTCCTTCCTGGTGTCGGACGAGGCCGCGTACGTGTCCGGTGAGGAGATCGGCGTCTGGCTCGGCGGTCCGGTCTCCGCCTGAGCCCCCGGCCGGATCGGCCCACCACCGGCTTTCCCGAATTCCCTGCTTTGGAGATCAGTATGAGCGGTTATCCGATGCTCGCCGGGCTGCGGATCCTCGAGGTCGCGCAGCTCGCTCCCTCGTCCGTCGGCGGGCACCTCGCCGACCTCGGCGCCGAGGTGCTCAAGGTCGAGTCCGGGCCGCTCGGCGATCCCGTGCGGGTCGGCGGGGCGCTGGCCGTCGGGGGCCCGGACGGACCGGCCTTCATGCACCTGCGCTGGAACCGGGGCAAGAAGAGCGTCCGCCTCGACCTGCGCTCCGCGGAGGGCAAGGAGGCGTTCCTCAAGCTCGCCGAAGCCAGCGACGCGGTCATCGAGGGCACCCGGGCGGGCTACCTCGACTGGCTCGGGCTCGGGCACCCCGTACTCGCGGAGCGCAATCCCGCGATCGTGCTGTGCTGCGTGTCCGGCCTCGGCTCTGACGGGCCGTATCGGCGGCTCGGCTCCGGCGGGCCGGTCTTCGACGCCTACGCGGGCCTCCGCGAGGTCACCACTCCCGACGAGCCTCCTACGCGGGGCATGGCGGGCGCGACCTCCCCGTCGATCGCGATGTACGCCCTCGGGGCCTACGGGGCGATGGGGCTGCTCGCCGCGGTGCACGAGGCGCGGAACACCGGGCGCGGGCGGCAGCTCGAGATCGCCGGGATCGACGTCGCGGCGACGTGGATCCCGGACGAGATCGACGCGGCGCTCAACACCGGGCGGACCGTGCCGCGCGACGGGTGGCTCCCCGATGGGCGGCTGCCCGACTGGCCACGACTCGAGGCCTACCGGACCAAGGACGGCGGCGCGATGCTCATGGGCGCGCACGTCGAGAAGTTCTGGCGGAACTTCTGCCTCGCCGTGGGGCGGGGGGATCTGCTGGAGATCGACCTGTCCTCCGCCGACGAGGGCGCGGTCGGGCGTGCGGAGACGGTCTGGCGGGAGCTGCGCGGGATCTTCCTGGAGCGGACGCGGGCGGAGTGGATCGACCTGTTCCTCGCGCACGACGTGGCGGGAGGTCCGGTGAACACCTTCGCCGAGCTGGTCGAGGACCGGCACTACAACGCGCGGGCCACCACTTACACGGTCGGTGACGGGCGGGGCGGGAGCTTGCGGCTGCCCGCGTCCGCCGTGCGGCTGCCGGGCGAGGAGTTCGCGCCTGAGCTCGCGCCGCTGCTCGGGGCCGATACCGCGGCGGTTCTCCGGGACGTCGCGGGCTATTCCGACGAGGAGGCCGCTCGGTTGGCGGAGGGCTGAACCGGGCCCTTCTCTCCCGTGATCGCGCGGCTCCCCGGCCGCGGATTCCTTCCACCCCATCGGGTCGCACCGGATTCGCCCCTTGTGCGGCCTGGCATTTCGGACTCGTCCCACATCCCCCGTCATCCGCGAGGAGCCGTCCGTTGCACATCAATGACCTCGTCCGCTACTGGGGCCGCACCCGCCCCGAGCACGACGCCATCGCCTTCGAGGGCACCGTCCGGTCCTGGGCGGAGGTGGACGCCGCGTCCGACGCGCTCGCCCGCGGCCTCGCCGCGCGCGGCGTCCGCAAGGGCGACAGGGTCGGCCTGCTCCTGACGAACAAGCCGGTCCTCGCCGAGCTGATGCTCGCCACCGTGAAACTCGGCGCGATCTGCGTCCCGCTGAACTTCCGGCTCATCGCGGCGGAACTGCTGCCGATGCTCCAGGACTCCGCGCCGTCCGTCGTCGTCGCGGACGCGGGCCTCGCGCACCTGCTGGAACCCGGCCAGGCCGACGTGGGCTTCGAGATCTACACGGTAGGAGGCTCCGACCTGCCTTCGATCGACCTCCTGTACATCACCTCTGGCGCCGTCCCTGACGTCGAGGTGGCCGACGACGACCCCGCGTTCATCTGCTACACCTCCGGCACGACCGGCGTGCAGAAGGGCGCGCTCCTGACGCACCGGAGCATCCTGTCGGTCGGCCAGTCCGCCGCGGTCACGCACGGCCTGTCGTGGCGCGACCGGGTGCTGGCCTGCGCCCCGCTCGTCTACACCGGGTCGGGCATCTCGGTCTTCATGCAGTTCGTCGTCTACACCGGCGCGACCCTCGTCCTGCTCGCCGACTTCGACCCCGACACCGGCCTCGACGTCATGGAACGCGAGCGCGTCACCGCGACGACCATGGTCCCGGTCATCTGGGAGCGGATGGCCTCGGGCCTGGCGTCCCGCGAGCTCGCGAGGTTCACCTTCGCGGGCGCGGGCGGCG harbors:
- a CDS encoding helix-turn-helix domain-containing protein; translated protein: MEKVIRPQLASLAVDVIAAMGEQVPGLGELLGRQAGQGARQNFVDVFEECVEGAISGGPDAQGQARRIHRAFVTQVFLAGHTLGTLLAACQVAARVVWNRLSVAGQETGAAPTDMYLLARVMFDRLEHLSAVSTEIFERLGEDPLNVMKERRLALIKALVGEGVSDGRPVPDLAREAAWRLPETLACVALGPRPGDARTLFGLTPDVLLDVERPDPYLLVPAPDLPGRKAMFEQCLGGITHALGPSVPYTDGAVSLRLARRALVLADEGMIQPDGDCIRCDDHLATLHLLADDDCARLLVDRTLNAFADVSDKRLTPLLETLLALLTRGSSAPEIAEHLNVHPQTVRYRIRQIENYCGISLNDPQWRIETQLALRIWRLHRTREQRRTTTPTNPNRT
- a CDS encoding class I adenylate-forming enzyme family protein — translated: MSGTVNDALVFWSRINPDKVAVDFDGDAVTYRELSSWADGVAAKLAAEGVRAGDRVALLGNNSLEWCAATLGAWRLGAIVAPFNHRMLARELTALVEDCEPTVVYGDAVFAERLGEVHAASPTFVPGVLGDLTALRGADHAPVTAPIADRDDVAAIIFTSGTTGRPKGVIFSHATIAGMTQEWSLIEPVPPNDLRQLLVLPMFTAAGVIWAFARVLINGGTLFLQPAFNPARAVEVAAANRVTTIMGPPIIFQGISGAPGFAEADLSSVVTAHVGGARVPVDLLRAWQAKGVLLRQIYGQTEIGGSATVMPRDLAADNPEKCGRGGIFTKVRVVDPEGTDCPAGTAGEILLRGPAMMPGYWRNKEATEAALKDGWLHTGDMGVLDEEGYLTFVDRIKDMIISGGLNIAPLEIENVLTELPGVQEVSVIGVHDAKFGETPAALIKTTAKLTEAEVIEHCNARLADYKVPRYVVFVEGEFPRMASGKIAKRELRDTYRDVPDTHGKVR
- a CDS encoding class I adenylate-forming enzyme family protein, coding for MHINDLVRYWGRTRPEHDAIAFEGTVRSWAEVDAASDALARGLAARGVRKGDRVGLLLTNKPVLAELMLATVKLGAICVPLNFRLIAAELLPMLQDSAPSVVVADAGLAHLLEPGQADVGFEIYTVGGSDLPSIDLLYITSGAVPDVEVADDDPAFICYTSGTTGVQKGALLTHRSILSVGQSAAVTHGLSWRDRVLACAPLVYTGSGISVFMQFVVYTGATLVLLADFDPDTGLDVMERERVTATTMVPVIWERMASGLASRELARFTFAGAGGAPVSLDLLEAYRAHGIPLTQVYGLTEVSGLAATMRYEDARTRPGFAGLPLVGTRIRIGDEQGAAVGADEVGEIMVQGPHVMRGYWNRPEATAEVMSGPWLRTGDLGLQDGDGFLKLVDRSKDLVISGGINVYPAELEKALAGVPGVLDLAVIGVPDERWGEVPIVVFHTEKDAAETAALLAERSSGNLARFKQPKHAVALGEPLPRTFSGKLAKNVLRERIPATPSDALPLDR
- a CDS encoding DUF4232 domain-containing protein gives rise to the protein MKHPLLVSGTLIVCSVLAGCTAQEPSEPTSAPSGTSAASAPAIGGAPSPSGAPSTPSAAGETPSGPATPAAGERCHTSELKASIGPNSPGAGQSNFALVLTNASDRTCTVRGYPGLAFVNGKGEQITPDPEREPSDVRRTVTLAPGAGAWSGLTYGSPAISGVTTVTPEALLITPPDETTSISVPWTGGEVSNTGKASVPRVSPLRPGDGP
- a CDS encoding aromatic ring-hydroxylating oxygenase subunit alpha, with product MTLDERGGRIERLLDLLREDDTDKFEGVVPFGPQEFTDPGIAAREREMIFGRVPSIVAHSAEIARPGAFLTLQMPRNKVIVVRQRDGGVKAFVNACRHRGALLEDQPSGQCRIFSCGYHRWSYDTDGSLRTVTYDHTFGEVDKSASGLIELPAEERHGFIWLVDNAAATIDVGSWLGPEMDTILASYSLDTLLTYQAEGFDEPVNWKVMQDAFLDGYHIKYAHPNTAGKIIHTNVLAVEDYGAHARFLSPRKSIDRFLEEDHGDADLGRHVTESHFLGPNSTLLRQPDHYQLLTFRPHPTDPGRSRMEMRVMVPDVEASGLDEAVWERRWAKNWQILLDVLHAEDFPLLRASQEALGSADAGGMLLGRNEVINQIFHRQVRALTADR
- a CDS encoding SDR family oxidoreductase; this encodes MPVAVVTGGGRGIGAAVSRRLARDGYAVAVNYSRSRADAEAVVAGIEAAGGRAVALGADVGRAEEAAALIERTTELLGTPTVLVNNAGVNHSGSARRQAPEEFDRVLAVNLHGAYYCTHAALPGMYEEGRGRVVFFGSPSGGRDIVPTMGAYAAAKAGLAAMAKVIAKETARRGVTVNTVVPGFVETDMVRSAGDKALENLKATWPEIPAEAVASTVSFLVSDEAAYVSGEEIGVWLGGPVSA
- a CDS encoding CaiB/BaiF CoA transferase family protein, which gives rise to MSGYPMLAGLRILEVAQLAPSSVGGHLADLGAEVLKVESGPLGDPVRVGGALAVGGPDGPAFMHLRWNRGKKSVRLDLRSAEGKEAFLKLAEASDAVIEGTRAGYLDWLGLGHPVLAERNPAIVLCCVSGLGSDGPYRRLGSGGPVFDAYAGLREVTTPDEPPTRGMAGATSPSIAMYALGAYGAMGLLAAVHEARNTGRGRQLEIAGIDVAATWIPDEIDAALNTGRTVPRDGWLPDGRLPDWPRLEAYRTKDGGAMLMGAHVEKFWRNFCLAVGRGDLLEIDLSSADEGAVGRAETVWRELRGIFLERTRAEWIDLFLAHDVAGGPVNTFAELVEDRHYNARATTYTVGDGRGGSLRLPASAVRLPGEEFAPELAPLLGADTAAVLRDVAGYSDEEAARLAEG
- a CDS encoding acyl-CoA dehydrogenase family protein, which produces MESELFTADHEAYRQTVREFVKRQVEPNMARWDEERIIDRETWKEAGAQGLLGLSVPEEFGGAAETDYRFRAVVQQEIARVGASSLQSGFTTNDDIALNYLLRHADAAQRARWLPGFTTGETIGAIAMSEPSAGSDLRGIRTTAVRDGDEWVLNGSKTFITNGILADLVIVFAKTDEAAGSRGFSLFVVETGTPGFTRGRKLDKVGLHAQDTAELFFTDARLPASALLGKVGEGLPALMQSLPLERLGIALAAQFSAETVLGWTVDYVKQRRAFGRRIADNQAPAFQLAELRTAVEVSRAYLDRCVLAYNKSTLTAVDAAKAKLWATDLQHDVIDTGVQLHGGYGYMLEYPVAKAFIDARIQRIYGGTNEIMKEIIQRELLA